The Apium graveolens cultivar Ventura chromosome 11, ASM990537v1, whole genome shotgun sequence genome has a window encoding:
- the LOC141696784 gene encoding putative galacturonosyltransferase 6, protein MKRFRRCGARRFILSLLAVSVVIPIFVLSQRLINLTSEGSRSNIEDLSTIKYRKDILNLRSSDQGDDTDVNEPPSLVYKDEDVSAGSFGKEVKNEERRYSGGIVTLSEKNGTKHEAEENSRQTETKNSLSASEGKKVPNGDVHQQNRELQPPLGRAVDQKVKEIKDQVIRAKAYLNFAPPNSNSHLVKELKMRIKELERVASDTTRDSNLSKRALQRSSLMEVTLSKANRVYPDCNDMVKKLRAMTYNAEELVLARKKETTFLVQLVGRTTPKGLHCLSMRLTAEYFALEPEKRKLPNQDLHDADSYHFAIFSDNVLACSVVVQSTIAAAREPERIIFHIVTDSLNLPAMSMWFLLYPPDKATIEIQSIAKFKWLSNNIDITKQKEDSPDTRYNSALNHLRFYLPDMFPKLNKIVLLDHDVIVQRDLTELWKIEMMGKTNGAVETCQVDNPSFRSMDMFINFSDPFVASKFDVEACTWAFGMNIFDLQEWRRRNLTRDYEEYLLLGKQRPLWKAGSLPLGWITFYNNTVPLDSKWHVLGLGYQSGVKQPDIDQAAVIHYDGIMKPWLDIGLEKYKLYWRRRINYSLPFLQQCNIQ, encoded by the exons ATGAAGCGATTTCGTCGATGCGGTGCGCGGAGATTCATCCTCTCGCTCCTTGCTGTATCCGTTGTTATTCCTATCTTCGTTCTCTCTCAAAGGCTTATTAATCTCACTTCTGAAG GATCAAGATCGAATATTGAAGATTTGTCCACTATT AAGTACAGAAAAGATATTCTCAATCTCAGATCATCAGATCAG GGGGATGATACCGATGTAAATGAACCACCTTCATTAGTGTACAAAGATGAAGATGTTAGTGCTGGTTCTTTTGGTAAGGAAGTAAAGAATGAAGAACGTAGATACAGTGGAGGCATTGTTACCCTGTCTGAGAAGAATG GAACCAAGCATGAGGCAGAAGAAAACAGTCGGCAAACTGAAACAAAGAATTCATTGTCCGCATCTGAGGGAAAG AAAGTACCTAATGGAGACGTGCATCAACAAAATCGAGAACTGCAACCACCATTAGGAAGGGCAGTAGATCAGAAAGTAAAGGAGATAAAAGATCAGGTCATTAGGGCCAAAGCATATTTGAATTTTGCACCGCCAAATAGCAATTCCCATTTGGTGAAAGAATTGAAGATGCGAATCAAAGAATTGGAACGTGTAGCAAGTGATACCACACGAGATTCAAACTTATCCAAGAG GGCTTTGCAGAGGTCAAGTTTAATGGAGGTGACTTTGTCAAAAGCCAATCGTGTATACCCTGATTGTAATGATATGGTCAAAAAGCTCCGTGCTATGACATACAATGCTGAAGAACTAGTCCTGGCACGGAAGAAGGAAACAACTTTTCTAGTTCAGCTTGTTGGAAGGACTACTCCAAAAGGTCTTCACTGTCTCTCTATGCGGTTAACTGCAGAATACTTTGCACTTGAACCTGAGAAAAGAAAGCTTCCCAACCAGGACTTGCATGATGCAGATTCATATCATTTTGCTATCTTCTCCGACAATGTATTGGCTTGTTCAGTGGTTGTGCAGTCAACCATTGCTGCTGCTCGG GAACCGGAGAGGATCATCTTCCATATAGTAACAGATTCTCTCAATTTACCCGCAATGTCAATGTGGTTCTTGTTATATCCTCCTGATAAAGCCACAATTGAGATCCAGAGCATAGCCAAATTCAAATGGCTGTCCAATAACATTGATATAACAAAGCAAAAGGAAGATTCTCCTGACACAAGATATAATTCTGCACTGAACCACCTTCGGTTCTATCTACCGGACATGTTTCCCAAGCTGAACAAGATAGTGCTCCTTGACCATGATGTGATTGTTCAAAGGGACCTGACAGAGCTTTGGAAAATTGAGATGATGGGAAAAACGAATGGTGCAGTGGAAACTTGTCAAGTTGACAATCCTTCGTTTCGTAGTATGGATATGTTTATTAATTTTTCAGACCCATTTGTGGCAAGCAAGTTTGATGTTGAGGCATGCACGTGGGCATTTGGGATGAATATATTTGATTTGCAAGAATGGAGAAGAAGAAATTTAACCAGGGACTACGAGGAATATCTGCTACTG GGTAAGCAAAGGCCGTTATGGAAAGCTGGTAGCTTGCCTTTAGGATGGATCACCTTCTACAATAACACTGTGCCCTTGGACAGTAAATGGCATGTTCTGGGGTTGGGGTATCAATCCGGTGTCAAGCAGCCTGATATTGATCAGGCTGCAGTGATACACTATGATGGTATCATGAAGCCATGGCTAGACATTGGACTTGAGAAATACAAGCTCTACTGGAGGAGACGGATAAACTATAGCCTACCATTTTTGCAACAGTGCAACATTCAATAA